One segment of Chionomys nivalis chromosome 1, mChiNiv1.1, whole genome shotgun sequence DNA contains the following:
- the LOC130862803 gene encoding hyaluronidase-like, whose amino-acid sequence MCSLWVAQLGELMLFVLVTQAVLKPAMPPVIKHRPFNIFWAAPTLFCKDHFDVNMNLQEFDIISNPLETQSGSTIAIFYPHELGYYPYFSEDGKSFHGGIPQNVNLSEHLKKSASDIADSVTWWRSNGLAVIDWEGWKPQWDRNWGGRVIYQKHSLAFTRHHHPAWPEAKVRAVATQEFENAGRSLMNITLTLALEMRPKSLWGFYLYPDCYNYDYRINPEFYTGNCPDDEIFRNDQLLWLWERSTALYSSIYLNKVLKSSLNALKFVHFRVREALRVAEMSRKDYALPVFIFSRPFYLHSIEALSEEDLVHTIGESAALGAAGIILWGGYEYSDSKESCLSVQQTIKELLGPYALNVTSAAKLCSHSLCSSHGRCVRKTAKSSSYLHMPEDSQKDYGTDHGFRFVISARSKLKTITTMKNGFVCHCYHGWHGESCRSRAPNLLRQKSKAPATASNLLVFLGMTLAVILLNFFLIPYHNVNFFLKY is encoded by the exons ATGTGTAGTCTGTGGGTGGCGCAGCTTGGCGAACTCATGCTCTTCGTTCTGGTCACCCAGGCAGTTCTCAAACCAGCGATGCCTCCGGTGATCAAGCACCGGCCTTTCAACATCTTCTGGGCTGCCCCTACTTTGTTTTGCAAGGATCATTTTGATGTAAATATGAATCTTCAAGAATTTGACATCATTTCGAATCCATTAGAAACCCAGAGTGGATCTACCATTGCCATATTTTATCCACATGAACTCGGATATTACCCTTACTTCTCTGAAGACGGAAAATCCTTCCATGGTGGAATACCTCAGAATGTGAACCTCTCTGAGCACCTAAAGAAAAGCGCCAGTGACATTGCAGACTCTGTCACTTGGTGGAGATCAAATGGACTTGCTGTGATTGACTGGGAAGGCTGGAAACCCCAGTGGGAtcggaactggggcggcagggtAATATACCAAAAGCACTCGTTAGCTTTCACCCGACACCACCATCCTGCCTGGCCAGAAGCGAAAGTGAGAGCAGTTGCCACACAGGAGTTTGAAAATGCTGGGAGGAGTCTTATGAACATTACTCTCACGCTGGCTTTAGAAATGAGACCAAAGAGTTTATGGGGCTTCTATCTTTACCCAGATTGCTACAATTATGATTACCGGATAAATCCAGAATTCTACACAGGTAATTGCCCAGATGATGAAATTTTCCGCAATGACCAACTCTTGTGGTTGTGGGAGAGAAGCACAGCACTTTATTCTTCGATATAtttgaataaagtattaaaatCGAGTTTAAATGCACTGAAATTTGTTCATTTCCGAGTGAGAGAAGCCCTGAGAGTTGCAGAAATGTCTAGAAAGGACTACGCTttgccagtttttattttttccagaccATTTTATTTGCATAGTATTGAAGCTCTGTCAGAG GAAGACCTAGTTCATACAATTGGTGAAAGTGCTGCTTTGGGGGCAGCAGGAATAATATTGTGGGGAGGATACGAATATTCTGATTCCAAG GAGTCTTGTTTATCTGTGCAGCAAACTATCAAAGAGCTGCTGGGCCCCTATGCGCTCAATGTAACATCCGCAGCCAAGCTGTGCAGTCACAGTCTGTGTAGCAGCCATGGGCGATGCGTTCGAAAGACAGCTAAGTCCTCCTCCTATCTGCACATGCCGGAGGACAGCCAGAAGGACTATGGCACAGACCACGGTTTCAGATTTGTCATTTCTGCAAGGAGTAAGCTGAAGACAATAACGACTATGAAGAATGGATTTGTGTGCCACTGTTACCACGGTTGGCATGGAGAGTCCTGCAGATCTCGCGCTCCCAATCTCTTGAGGCAGAAGAGCAAGGCTCCTGCAACTGCATCGAATCTATTAGTTTTTCTTGGCATGACGTTAGCTGTGATTctgctgaatttttttcttattccctACCACAATGtcaattttttcttaaaatactaa